From a single Sebastes umbrosus isolate fSebUmb1 chromosome 17, fSebUmb1.pri, whole genome shotgun sequence genomic region:
- the supt20 gene encoding transcription factor SPT20 homolog isoform X3, with the protein MQQVLEYALDRAEYIVESARQRPAKRRISSGGRKSLYQKLYELYIEECEKEPELKNLRRNVNLLEKLVSQESVSCLVVNLYPGNEGYSLMLRGKNGSDSETIRLPYEEGELLEYLDAEELPPILVDLLEKSQVNIFHCGCVIVEVRDYRQSGNTKMPTYQSRHVLLRPTMQTLICDVHAMTSDHHKWTQDDKLQLESQLILATAEPLCLDPSISVTCTANRLLYNKQKMNTRSMKRCFKRHSRAALNRQQELSHLPMPPQLRLYDYLQRRKERKPAPVIDLKISKIGNCVDMWKQSNCQLTVPKEIDVEKYAVVERSLQLEDSQPTTVIWPAEEVIDDYTFECEVGGQPQMTKVSIFQSMGDPLVYGKIYCAKEPKAEEDSTDLKLIHSPFLIGSKIDADRFLTQYKGVYERDVKCQVKMSHNSGSVGQGPPSPSKDEGDGISPLVQTSVLGKGVKHRPPPIKLPSGSGSSSSGNPYSSQTTSGLLKCPTPPPAKSQSLNRKHSMELSQVGLLSPASLSPMGSTQRSGTPKPSTPTPTNTPCSTPHPADLLSAPLSLTPTPSDLPMVQSQSQPALLTPFAQQQLALNQPLPVMTIPLPNMGTSITTGTTPSQVMANPAGLNFINVVSSVCSPQTLMSGSNPMLGPGLNLSGILPPGGLMPTMQSAAQPGSPFSLNSSAGLRPLNLLQIPTGPLIFNPLQQQQLSQFSPQQSQSATSSPQQQGETGDQGSDQSLGNQQTAVINLGVGGFMTPQAAVLSQLGCGLDGSGPPLPSPRLQQQHQPQIQGPQAIICVSRTPLVLLDCILPHSPTHPNSSQISSFFSLPSATH; encoded by the exons ATG CAACAAGTTTTGGAATATGCATTGGATCGAgctgag TACATTGTTGAAAGTGCTCGACAACGACCAGCCAAAAGAAGAATTTCATCCGGCGGGAGGAAGAGTTTGTATCAGAAGCTCTATGAGCTGTACATCGAGGAATGTGAGAAAGAGCCAGAGTTAAAG AATTTGAGGAGAAATGTGAATCTACTGGAGAAGCTGGTGTCTCAGGAGTCAGTATCATGTCTGGTGGTCAACTTGTACCCTGGGAACGAAGGCTATTCTTTAATGCTCAGGGGCAAAAATGGATCTG ATTCTGAAACCATCCGTCTGCCATATGAAGAAGGGGAACTCCTGGAGTACCTAGATGCGGAGGAGTTGCCTCCTATTCTGGTGGATCTGTTGGAGAAATCGCAG GTGAACATCTTCCACTGTGGCTGTGTAATAGTAGAGGTGAGAGACTACAGGCAGTCTGGTAATACCAAGATGCCAACCTATCAGAGCAGACACGTCCTGCTGCGGCCAACCATGCAG ACTCTGATCTGTGATGTCCATGCCATGACCAGTGACCACCACAAGTGGACACAG GATGACAAACTACAGCTGGAGAGTCAGTTGATTTTGGCCACAGCCGAACCTCTGTGCCTGGACCCCTCCATTTCTGTCACCTGCACAGCCAACCGCCTGCTCtacaacaaacagaaaatgaacacTCGCTCCATGAAACG GTGTTTCAAGAGGCACTCTCGAGCTGCACTGAACAGGCAGCAGGAGCTTTCCCATCTGCCCATGCCTCCGCAGCTGCGACTCTACGATTACctgcagaggaggaaggagaggaaaccTGCTCCTGTCATCGACCTGAAGATCTCAAAGATCGGAAAC TGTGTTGACATGTGGAAGCAGAGCAACTGCCAGCTAACCGTACCGAAGGAAATTGAT GTGGAAAAGTATGCCGTGGTGGAGAGATCTCTGCAGTTGGAGGACTCTCAGCCCACTACTGTGATCTGGCCTGCTGAG GAAGTTATAGATGACTACACGTTTGAGTGTGAGGTCGGGGGCCAACCCCAGATGACCAAGGTGTCGATCTTCCAGTCGATGGGGGACCCTCTGGTGTATGGGAAGATCTACTGCGCTAAAGAACCAAAAGCAGAGGAGGACAGCACAGACCTGAAGCTCATACATTCCCC CTTCCTCATAGGCTCCAAGATAGATGCAGACCG GTTTCTTACCCAGTACAAAGGGGTGTATGAGAGAGACGTGAAGTGTCAGGTCAAAATGTCCCATAACTCAGGCAGCGTGGGACAGGGGCCTCCCTCCCCCAGCAAAGATGAG GGTGATGGTATTTCTCCACTGGTCCAGACGTCTGTTTTGGGAAAAGGGGTGAAGCACCGACCCCCTCCCATCAAACTGCCTTCAGGATCAGGCAGCAGCTCCTCAG GTAATCCATATAGTTCACAAACCACCAGTGGTCTACTCAAGTGTCCTACGCCCCCTCCAGCCAAAAGCCAGTCTCTGAACAGGAAGCACTCCATGGAGCTGAGCCAGGTGGGCCTGCTGTCGCCTGCCTCCCTCTCCCCCATGGGCTCCACACAGA GATCGGGGACACCCAAGCCATCCACCCCCACACCCACCAACACGCCGTGCTCGACCCCGCACCCCGCcgacctcctctctgctcctctctcgcTGACCCCTACCCCTTCAGACCTTCCCATGGTTCAGAGCCAGTCGCAGCCCGCCCTCCTCACGCCCTTCGCCCAGCAACAACTGGCTCTGAACCAGCCGCTGCCCGTCATGACCATCCCCCTGCCCAACATGGGTACGTCCATCACCACGGGAACCACCCCGTCGCAGGTCATGGCCAACCCGGCAGGGCTCAATTTCATCAACGTGGTCAGCTCCGTCTG CAGTCCTCAAACCCTGATGAGCGGCTCCAACCCAATGCTGGGTCCAGGCCTTAACCTGAGTGGAATCCTGCCTCCTGGAGGGCTGATGCCCACCATGCAGTCCGCAGCACAGCCTG GGAGTCCTTTTAGCCTGAACAGCAGTGCTGGGTTGAGACCACTGAACCTACTGCAG ATTCCCACCGGTCCTCTCATCTTTAaccctctgcagcagcagcagctgtctcAGTTCTCCCCACAGCAGAGTCAGTCGGCCACCTCCAGCCCTCAACAGCAGGGGGAGACG GGTGACCAGGGGTCAGATCAAAGTTTAGGAAACCAGCAAACAGCGGTCATTAACCTGGGAGTGGGAGGCTTCATGACTCCACAGGCAGCAG TGCTGTCCCAGTTGGGCTGTGGGCTGGACGGGTCTGGGCCCCCGCTGCCCTCTCCAaggcttcagcagcagcaccagccaCAGATCCAA GGACCACAGGCAATAATTTGTGTCTCCA
- the supt20 gene encoding transcription factor SPT20 homolog isoform X2: MQQVLEYALDRAEYIVESARQRPAKRRISSGGRKSLYQKLYELYIEECEKEPELKNLRRNVNLLEKLVSQESVSCLVVNLYPGNEGYSLMLRGKNGSDSETIRLPYEEGELLEYLDAEELPPILVDLLEKSQVNIFHCGCVIVEVRDYRQSGNTKMPTYQSRHVLLRPTMQTLICDVHAMTSDHHKWTQDDKLQLESQLILATAEPLCLDPSISVTCTANRLLYNKQKMNTRSMKRCFKRHSRAALNRQQELSHLPMPPQLRLYDYLQRRKERKPAPVIDLKISKIGNCVDMWKQSNCQLTVPKEIDVEKYAVVERSLQLEDSQPTTVIWPAEEVIDDYTFECEVGGQPQMTKVSIFQSMGDPLVYGKIYCAKEPKAEEDSTDLKLIHSPFLIGSKIDADRFLTQYKGVYERDVKCQVKMSHNSGSVGQGPPSPSKDEGDGISPLVQTSVLGKGVKHRPPPIKLPSGSGSSSSGNPYSSQTTSGLLKCPTPPPAKSQSLNRKHSMELSQVGLLSPASLSPMGSTQRSGTPKPSTPTPTNTPCSTPHPADLLSAPLSLTPTPSDLPMVQSQSQPALLTPFAQQQLALNQPLPVMTIPLPNMGTSITTGTTPSQVMANPAGLNFINVVSSVCPQTLMSGSNPMLGPGLNLSGILPPGGLMPTMQSAAQPGSPFSLNSSAGLRPLNLLQIPTGPLIFNPLQQQQLSQFSPQQSQSATSSPQQQGETGDQGSDQSLGNQQTAVINLGVGGFMTPQAAVLSQLGCGLDGSGPPLPSPRLQQQHQPQIQLQFLQHQMQQQQMAMGAAAPLGGAPRLHTASQPRSKRKRSMPQPLPKS, from the exons ATG CAACAAGTTTTGGAATATGCATTGGATCGAgctgag TACATTGTTGAAAGTGCTCGACAACGACCAGCCAAAAGAAGAATTTCATCCGGCGGGAGGAAGAGTTTGTATCAGAAGCTCTATGAGCTGTACATCGAGGAATGTGAGAAAGAGCCAGAGTTAAAG AATTTGAGGAGAAATGTGAATCTACTGGAGAAGCTGGTGTCTCAGGAGTCAGTATCATGTCTGGTGGTCAACTTGTACCCTGGGAACGAAGGCTATTCTTTAATGCTCAGGGGCAAAAATGGATCTG ATTCTGAAACCATCCGTCTGCCATATGAAGAAGGGGAACTCCTGGAGTACCTAGATGCGGAGGAGTTGCCTCCTATTCTGGTGGATCTGTTGGAGAAATCGCAG GTGAACATCTTCCACTGTGGCTGTGTAATAGTAGAGGTGAGAGACTACAGGCAGTCTGGTAATACCAAGATGCCAACCTATCAGAGCAGACACGTCCTGCTGCGGCCAACCATGCAG ACTCTGATCTGTGATGTCCATGCCATGACCAGTGACCACCACAAGTGGACACAG GATGACAAACTACAGCTGGAGAGTCAGTTGATTTTGGCCACAGCCGAACCTCTGTGCCTGGACCCCTCCATTTCTGTCACCTGCACAGCCAACCGCCTGCTCtacaacaaacagaaaatgaacacTCGCTCCATGAAACG GTGTTTCAAGAGGCACTCTCGAGCTGCACTGAACAGGCAGCAGGAGCTTTCCCATCTGCCCATGCCTCCGCAGCTGCGACTCTACGATTACctgcagaggaggaaggagaggaaaccTGCTCCTGTCATCGACCTGAAGATCTCAAAGATCGGAAAC TGTGTTGACATGTGGAAGCAGAGCAACTGCCAGCTAACCGTACCGAAGGAAATTGAT GTGGAAAAGTATGCCGTGGTGGAGAGATCTCTGCAGTTGGAGGACTCTCAGCCCACTACTGTGATCTGGCCTGCTGAG GAAGTTATAGATGACTACACGTTTGAGTGTGAGGTCGGGGGCCAACCCCAGATGACCAAGGTGTCGATCTTCCAGTCGATGGGGGACCCTCTGGTGTATGGGAAGATCTACTGCGCTAAAGAACCAAAAGCAGAGGAGGACAGCACAGACCTGAAGCTCATACATTCCCC CTTCCTCATAGGCTCCAAGATAGATGCAGACCG GTTTCTTACCCAGTACAAAGGGGTGTATGAGAGAGACGTGAAGTGTCAGGTCAAAATGTCCCATAACTCAGGCAGCGTGGGACAGGGGCCTCCCTCCCCCAGCAAAGATGAG GGTGATGGTATTTCTCCACTGGTCCAGACGTCTGTTTTGGGAAAAGGGGTGAAGCACCGACCCCCTCCCATCAAACTGCCTTCAGGATCAGGCAGCAGCTCCTCAG GTAATCCATATAGTTCACAAACCACCAGTGGTCTACTCAAGTGTCCTACGCCCCCTCCAGCCAAAAGCCAGTCTCTGAACAGGAAGCACTCCATGGAGCTGAGCCAGGTGGGCCTGCTGTCGCCTGCCTCCCTCTCCCCCATGGGCTCCACACAGA GATCGGGGACACCCAAGCCATCCACCCCCACACCCACCAACACGCCGTGCTCGACCCCGCACCCCGCcgacctcctctctgctcctctctcgcTGACCCCTACCCCTTCAGACCTTCCCATGGTTCAGAGCCAGTCGCAGCCCGCCCTCCTCACGCCCTTCGCCCAGCAACAACTGGCTCTGAACCAGCCGCTGCCCGTCATGACCATCCCCCTGCCCAACATGGGTACGTCCATCACCACGGGAACCACCCCGTCGCAGGTCATGGCCAACCCGGCAGGGCTCAATTTCATCAACGTGGTCAGCTCCGTCTG TCCTCAAACCCTGATGAGCGGCTCCAACCCAATGCTGGGTCCAGGCCTTAACCTGAGTGGAATCCTGCCTCCTGGAGGGCTGATGCCCACCATGCAGTCCGCAGCACAGCCTG GGAGTCCTTTTAGCCTGAACAGCAGTGCTGGGTTGAGACCACTGAACCTACTGCAG ATTCCCACCGGTCCTCTCATCTTTAaccctctgcagcagcagcagctgtctcAGTTCTCCCCACAGCAGAGTCAGTCGGCCACCTCCAGCCCTCAACAGCAGGGGGAGACG GGTGACCAGGGGTCAGATCAAAGTTTAGGAAACCAGCAAACAGCGGTCATTAACCTGGGAGTGGGAGGCTTCATGACTCCACAGGCAGCAG TGCTGTCCCAGTTGGGCTGTGGGCTGGACGGGTCTGGGCCCCCGCTGCCCTCTCCAaggcttcagcagcagcaccagccaCAGATCCAA
- the supt20 gene encoding transcription factor SPT20 homolog isoform X1, translated as MQQVLEYALDRAEYIVESARQRPAKRRISSGGRKSLYQKLYELYIEECEKEPELKNLRRNVNLLEKLVSQESVSCLVVNLYPGNEGYSLMLRGKNGSDSETIRLPYEEGELLEYLDAEELPPILVDLLEKSQVNIFHCGCVIVEVRDYRQSGNTKMPTYQSRHVLLRPTMQTLICDVHAMTSDHHKWTQDDKLQLESQLILATAEPLCLDPSISVTCTANRLLYNKQKMNTRSMKRCFKRHSRAALNRQQELSHLPMPPQLRLYDYLQRRKERKPAPVIDLKISKIGNCVDMWKQSNCQLTVPKEIDVEKYAVVERSLQLEDSQPTTVIWPAEEVIDDYTFECEVGGQPQMTKVSIFQSMGDPLVYGKIYCAKEPKAEEDSTDLKLIHSPFLIGSKIDADRFLTQYKGVYERDVKCQVKMSHNSGSVGQGPPSPSKDEGDGISPLVQTSVLGKGVKHRPPPIKLPSGSGSSSSGNPYSSQTTSGLLKCPTPPPAKSQSLNRKHSMELSQVGLLSPASLSPMGSTQRSGTPKPSTPTPTNTPCSTPHPADLLSAPLSLTPTPSDLPMVQSQSQPALLTPFAQQQLALNQPLPVMTIPLPNMGTSITTGTTPSQVMANPAGLNFINVVSSVCSPQTLMSGSNPMLGPGLNLSGILPPGGLMPTMQSAAQPGSPFSLNSSAGLRPLNLLQIPTGPLIFNPLQQQQLSQFSPQQSQSATSSPQQQGETGDQGSDQSLGNQQTAVINLGVGGFMTPQAAVLSQLGCGLDGSGPPLPSPRLQQQHQPQIQLQFLQHQMQQQQMAMGAAAPLGGAPRLHTASQPRSKRKRSMPQPLPKS; from the exons ATG CAACAAGTTTTGGAATATGCATTGGATCGAgctgag TACATTGTTGAAAGTGCTCGACAACGACCAGCCAAAAGAAGAATTTCATCCGGCGGGAGGAAGAGTTTGTATCAGAAGCTCTATGAGCTGTACATCGAGGAATGTGAGAAAGAGCCAGAGTTAAAG AATTTGAGGAGAAATGTGAATCTACTGGAGAAGCTGGTGTCTCAGGAGTCAGTATCATGTCTGGTGGTCAACTTGTACCCTGGGAACGAAGGCTATTCTTTAATGCTCAGGGGCAAAAATGGATCTG ATTCTGAAACCATCCGTCTGCCATATGAAGAAGGGGAACTCCTGGAGTACCTAGATGCGGAGGAGTTGCCTCCTATTCTGGTGGATCTGTTGGAGAAATCGCAG GTGAACATCTTCCACTGTGGCTGTGTAATAGTAGAGGTGAGAGACTACAGGCAGTCTGGTAATACCAAGATGCCAACCTATCAGAGCAGACACGTCCTGCTGCGGCCAACCATGCAG ACTCTGATCTGTGATGTCCATGCCATGACCAGTGACCACCACAAGTGGACACAG GATGACAAACTACAGCTGGAGAGTCAGTTGATTTTGGCCACAGCCGAACCTCTGTGCCTGGACCCCTCCATTTCTGTCACCTGCACAGCCAACCGCCTGCTCtacaacaaacagaaaatgaacacTCGCTCCATGAAACG GTGTTTCAAGAGGCACTCTCGAGCTGCACTGAACAGGCAGCAGGAGCTTTCCCATCTGCCCATGCCTCCGCAGCTGCGACTCTACGATTACctgcagaggaggaaggagaggaaaccTGCTCCTGTCATCGACCTGAAGATCTCAAAGATCGGAAAC TGTGTTGACATGTGGAAGCAGAGCAACTGCCAGCTAACCGTACCGAAGGAAATTGAT GTGGAAAAGTATGCCGTGGTGGAGAGATCTCTGCAGTTGGAGGACTCTCAGCCCACTACTGTGATCTGGCCTGCTGAG GAAGTTATAGATGACTACACGTTTGAGTGTGAGGTCGGGGGCCAACCCCAGATGACCAAGGTGTCGATCTTCCAGTCGATGGGGGACCCTCTGGTGTATGGGAAGATCTACTGCGCTAAAGAACCAAAAGCAGAGGAGGACAGCACAGACCTGAAGCTCATACATTCCCC CTTCCTCATAGGCTCCAAGATAGATGCAGACCG GTTTCTTACCCAGTACAAAGGGGTGTATGAGAGAGACGTGAAGTGTCAGGTCAAAATGTCCCATAACTCAGGCAGCGTGGGACAGGGGCCTCCCTCCCCCAGCAAAGATGAG GGTGATGGTATTTCTCCACTGGTCCAGACGTCTGTTTTGGGAAAAGGGGTGAAGCACCGACCCCCTCCCATCAAACTGCCTTCAGGATCAGGCAGCAGCTCCTCAG GTAATCCATATAGTTCACAAACCACCAGTGGTCTACTCAAGTGTCCTACGCCCCCTCCAGCCAAAAGCCAGTCTCTGAACAGGAAGCACTCCATGGAGCTGAGCCAGGTGGGCCTGCTGTCGCCTGCCTCCCTCTCCCCCATGGGCTCCACACAGA GATCGGGGACACCCAAGCCATCCACCCCCACACCCACCAACACGCCGTGCTCGACCCCGCACCCCGCcgacctcctctctgctcctctctcgcTGACCCCTACCCCTTCAGACCTTCCCATGGTTCAGAGCCAGTCGCAGCCCGCCCTCCTCACGCCCTTCGCCCAGCAACAACTGGCTCTGAACCAGCCGCTGCCCGTCATGACCATCCCCCTGCCCAACATGGGTACGTCCATCACCACGGGAACCACCCCGTCGCAGGTCATGGCCAACCCGGCAGGGCTCAATTTCATCAACGTGGTCAGCTCCGTCTG CAGTCCTCAAACCCTGATGAGCGGCTCCAACCCAATGCTGGGTCCAGGCCTTAACCTGAGTGGAATCCTGCCTCCTGGAGGGCTGATGCCCACCATGCAGTCCGCAGCACAGCCTG GGAGTCCTTTTAGCCTGAACAGCAGTGCTGGGTTGAGACCACTGAACCTACTGCAG ATTCCCACCGGTCCTCTCATCTTTAaccctctgcagcagcagcagctgtctcAGTTCTCCCCACAGCAGAGTCAGTCGGCCACCTCCAGCCCTCAACAGCAGGGGGAGACG GGTGACCAGGGGTCAGATCAAAGTTTAGGAAACCAGCAAACAGCGGTCATTAACCTGGGAGTGGGAGGCTTCATGACTCCACAGGCAGCAG TGCTGTCCCAGTTGGGCTGTGGGCTGGACGGGTCTGGGCCCCCGCTGCCCTCTCCAaggcttcagcagcagcaccagccaCAGATCCAA
- the supt20 gene encoding transcription factor SPT20 homolog isoform X4 codes for MQQVLEYALDRAEYIVESARQRPAKRRISSGGRKSLYQKLYELYIEECEKEPELKNLRRNVNLLEKLVSQESVSCLVVNLYPGNEGYSLMLRGKNGSDSETIRLPYEEGELLEYLDAEELPPILVDLLEKSQVNIFHCGCVIVEVRDYRQSGNTKMPTYQSRHVLLRPTMQTLICDVHAMTSDHHKWTQDDKLQLESQLILATAEPLCLDPSISVTCTANRLLYNKQKMNTRSMKRCFKRHSRAALNRQQELSHLPMPPQLRLYDYLQRRKERKPAPVIDLKISKIGNCVDMWKQSNCQLTVPKEIDVEKYAVVERSLQLEDSQPTTVIWPAEEVIDDYTFECEVGGQPQMTKVSIFQSMGDPLVYGKIYCAKEPKAEEDSTDLKLIHSPFLIGSKIDADRFLTQYKGVYERDVKCQVKMSHNSGSVGQGPPSPSKDEGDGISPLVQTSVLGKGVKHRPPPIKLPSGSGSSSSGNPYSSQTTSGLLKCPTPPPAKSQSLNRKHSMELSQVGLLSPASLSPMGSTQRSGTPKPSTPTPTNTPCSTPHPADLLSAPLSLTPTPSDLPMVQSQSQPALLTPFAQQQLALNQPLPVMTIPLPNMGTSITTGTTPSQVMANPAGLNFINVVSSVCSPQTLMSGSNPMLGPGLNLSGILPPGGLMPTMQSAAQPGSPFSLNSSAGLRPLNLLQIPTGPLIFNPLQQQQLSQFSPQQSQSATSSPQQQGETGDQGSDQSLGNQQTAVINLGVGGFMTPQAAVAILAAPNAAAANGYGSSSSSGGSTTATYRQPTKK; via the exons ATG CAACAAGTTTTGGAATATGCATTGGATCGAgctgag TACATTGTTGAAAGTGCTCGACAACGACCAGCCAAAAGAAGAATTTCATCCGGCGGGAGGAAGAGTTTGTATCAGAAGCTCTATGAGCTGTACATCGAGGAATGTGAGAAAGAGCCAGAGTTAAAG AATTTGAGGAGAAATGTGAATCTACTGGAGAAGCTGGTGTCTCAGGAGTCAGTATCATGTCTGGTGGTCAACTTGTACCCTGGGAACGAAGGCTATTCTTTAATGCTCAGGGGCAAAAATGGATCTG ATTCTGAAACCATCCGTCTGCCATATGAAGAAGGGGAACTCCTGGAGTACCTAGATGCGGAGGAGTTGCCTCCTATTCTGGTGGATCTGTTGGAGAAATCGCAG GTGAACATCTTCCACTGTGGCTGTGTAATAGTAGAGGTGAGAGACTACAGGCAGTCTGGTAATACCAAGATGCCAACCTATCAGAGCAGACACGTCCTGCTGCGGCCAACCATGCAG ACTCTGATCTGTGATGTCCATGCCATGACCAGTGACCACCACAAGTGGACACAG GATGACAAACTACAGCTGGAGAGTCAGTTGATTTTGGCCACAGCCGAACCTCTGTGCCTGGACCCCTCCATTTCTGTCACCTGCACAGCCAACCGCCTGCTCtacaacaaacagaaaatgaacacTCGCTCCATGAAACG GTGTTTCAAGAGGCACTCTCGAGCTGCACTGAACAGGCAGCAGGAGCTTTCCCATCTGCCCATGCCTCCGCAGCTGCGACTCTACGATTACctgcagaggaggaaggagaggaaaccTGCTCCTGTCATCGACCTGAAGATCTCAAAGATCGGAAAC TGTGTTGACATGTGGAAGCAGAGCAACTGCCAGCTAACCGTACCGAAGGAAATTGAT GTGGAAAAGTATGCCGTGGTGGAGAGATCTCTGCAGTTGGAGGACTCTCAGCCCACTACTGTGATCTGGCCTGCTGAG GAAGTTATAGATGACTACACGTTTGAGTGTGAGGTCGGGGGCCAACCCCAGATGACCAAGGTGTCGATCTTCCAGTCGATGGGGGACCCTCTGGTGTATGGGAAGATCTACTGCGCTAAAGAACCAAAAGCAGAGGAGGACAGCACAGACCTGAAGCTCATACATTCCCC CTTCCTCATAGGCTCCAAGATAGATGCAGACCG GTTTCTTACCCAGTACAAAGGGGTGTATGAGAGAGACGTGAAGTGTCAGGTCAAAATGTCCCATAACTCAGGCAGCGTGGGACAGGGGCCTCCCTCCCCCAGCAAAGATGAG GGTGATGGTATTTCTCCACTGGTCCAGACGTCTGTTTTGGGAAAAGGGGTGAAGCACCGACCCCCTCCCATCAAACTGCCTTCAGGATCAGGCAGCAGCTCCTCAG GTAATCCATATAGTTCACAAACCACCAGTGGTCTACTCAAGTGTCCTACGCCCCCTCCAGCCAAAAGCCAGTCTCTGAACAGGAAGCACTCCATGGAGCTGAGCCAGGTGGGCCTGCTGTCGCCTGCCTCCCTCTCCCCCATGGGCTCCACACAGA GATCGGGGACACCCAAGCCATCCACCCCCACACCCACCAACACGCCGTGCTCGACCCCGCACCCCGCcgacctcctctctgctcctctctcgcTGACCCCTACCCCTTCAGACCTTCCCATGGTTCAGAGCCAGTCGCAGCCCGCCCTCCTCACGCCCTTCGCCCAGCAACAACTGGCTCTGAACCAGCCGCTGCCCGTCATGACCATCCCCCTGCCCAACATGGGTACGTCCATCACCACGGGAACCACCCCGTCGCAGGTCATGGCCAACCCGGCAGGGCTCAATTTCATCAACGTGGTCAGCTCCGTCTG CAGTCCTCAAACCCTGATGAGCGGCTCCAACCCAATGCTGGGTCCAGGCCTTAACCTGAGTGGAATCCTGCCTCCTGGAGGGCTGATGCCCACCATGCAGTCCGCAGCACAGCCTG GGAGTCCTTTTAGCCTGAACAGCAGTGCTGGGTTGAGACCACTGAACCTACTGCAG ATTCCCACCGGTCCTCTCATCTTTAaccctctgcagcagcagcagctgtctcAGTTCTCCCCACAGCAGAGTCAGTCGGCCACCTCCAGCCCTCAACAGCAGGGGGAGACG GGTGACCAGGGGTCAGATCAAAGTTTAGGAAACCAGCAAACAGCGGTCATTAACCTGGGAGTGGGAGGCTTCATGACTCCACAGGCAGCAG